The following coding sequences lie in one Trichoderma breve strain T069 chromosome 1, whole genome shotgun sequence genomic window:
- a CDS encoding EF-hand domain pair domain-containing protein, with the protein MGKSQSKLSQEQLAELQKSTHFDKKELQQWYKGFLKDCPSGMLSKEEFQKIYRQFFPFGDPSSFADYVFNVFDSDKSGSIDFKEFICALSVTSRGKMEDKLDWAFQLYDIDGDGKISYDEMLQIVEAIYKMVGSMVKLPEDEDTPEKRVRKIFRMMDKDENGSLDMEEFKEGSKRDETIVSALSLYDGLV; encoded by the exons ATGGGCAAATC GCAGTCAAAGCTCTCAcaggagcagctcgccgAGCTCCAAAAGTCAACTCACTTTGATAAGAAGGAGCTTCAGCAATGGTACAAAG GTTTCCTGAAAGACTGCCCATCGGGCATGCTCTCCAAAGAGGAGTTTCAGAAGATCTACCGGCAATTTTTTCCATTCGGAGACCCGAGTTCGTTTGCCGATTATGTGTTCAACGTGTTCGACAGCGACAAGTCTGGTAGTATAGACTTTAAAGAATTCATCTGTGCACTGAGTGTTACCAGCCGGGGCAAGATGGAGGACAAGCTGGACTGGGCGTTCCAACTGTACGATATCGACGGCGACGGCAAGATAAGTTACGACGAGATGCTCCAGATCGTCGAGGCAATCTACAAAATG GTTGGCTCCATGGTCAAGCTTCCCGAGGACGAGGATACACCCGAGAAGCGGGTTAGGAAAATCTTCCGCATGATGGACAAGGATGAAAACGGCAGCCTTGACATGGAAGAATTCAAAGAGGGAAGCAAACGGGACGAGACGATTGTTTCGGCACTGTCTTTATACGACGGGCTTGTGTAG
- a CDS encoding aconitase family (aconitate hydratase) domain-containing protein, with protein sequence MPVSVSTPQTLYDKVFSSHIVDEKLDGTILLYIDRHLVHEVTSPQAFEGLKNAGRQVRRPDCTLATTDHNVPTTSRKGIKDIASFIKEDDSRVQCVTLEENVKDFGLTYFGLGDKRQGIVHVIGPEQGFTLPGTTVVCGDSHTSTHGAFGSLAFGIGTSEVEHVLATQCLITKRSKNMRVQVDGELAPGVSSKDIVLHVIGKIGTAGGTGAVIEFCGSVIRGLSMEARMSICNMSIEGGARAGMVAPDENTFEYLRGRPLAPKYGSEEWDRAVAYWKSLASDEGAKYDIDVFIDAKDIIPTLTWGTSPEDVVPITGKVPDPETFPTEAKKAAGRRMLEYMGLTAGTPMEEIQVDKVFIGSCTNSRIEDMRAAAHVVKGKKIAANIKRAMVVPGSGLVKTQAEAEGIDQVFIDAGFEWREAGCSMCLGMNPDILSPKERCASTSNRNFEGRQGAQGRTHLMSPVMAAAAAITGRLTDVRKLSEYTASPHVQARISPSPPTEAAHVDERVEDSDEREAIGDQPLDLQPHTNTLVAKSDSTGMPKFLTLKGITAPMSQANIDTDAIIPKQFLKTIKRTGLGSALFHNLRYLPDGAPNPDFVLNKEPYTKSKILVCTGENFGCGSSREHAPWALLDFGIKAVIAPSFADIFNNNMFKNGMLPIQISNKADIDAIAAEAQAGREVEIDLPNQLIKNGAGETICSFDVEEFRKYCLVNGLDDIGLTMQLNDKIADFEKKRTIHTPWLDGTAYLKRGKDGRLAAKAVPVPKTNRGQEKKEPLEW encoded by the exons ATGCCTGTATCAGTATCAACCCCGCAGACTCTTTACGACAAGGTTTTCTCGAGCCATATCGTTGACGAGAAGCTCGACGGCACAATCCTGCTGTACATCG ACAGACATTTGGTCCATGAAGTGACATCACCG CAAGCCTTTGAGGGCCTCAAGAACGCCGGCCGCCAGGTCCGCAGACCGGACTGCACTCTGGCCACCACTGATCAC AACGTCCCTACCACATCTCGAAAAGGCATCAAGGACATTGcctccttcatcaaggaAGATGACTCTCGAGTACAATGCGTTACCCTCGAGGAGAACGTCAAGGACTTTGGCCTGACATATTTCGGCCTGGGTGACAAGCGCCAGGGCATTGTCCATGTCATTGGACCTGAGCAGGGCTTCACTCTCCCCGGCACCACTGTCGTCTGCGGTGACAGCCACACTTCCACACATGGTGCCTTTGGCTCCCTGGCCTTTGGTATCGGTACCAGTGAGGTTGAGCACGTCCTGGCTACCCAATGCTTGATTACCAAGCGTAGCAAGAACATGCGCGTCCAGGTTGACGGAGAGCTTGCCCCCGGTGTCAGCTCCAAGGACATTGTCCTGCACGTCATTGGCAAGATTGGCACCGCTGGAGGTACTGGCGCCGTCATTGAGTTTTGCGGCTCCGTCATCCGAGGCCTCAGCATGGAGGCTCGCATGTCCATCTGCAACATGTCCATTGAGGGTGGTGCCCGCGCCGGTATGGTTGCCCCTGATGAGAACACTTTCGAGTACCTCAGGGGCCGACCCTTGGCCCCCAAGTACGGATCCGAGGAGTGGGACAGAGCCGTTGCCTACTGGAAGTCTCTGGCCTCCGATGAGGGTGCCAAGTACGACATTGATGTCTTCATTGACGCCAAGGACATCATTCCGACCCTGACCTGGGGCACCAGCCCTGAGGACGTTGTCCCCATCACCGGCAAGGTCCCCGACCCCGAGACTTTCCCcaccgaggccaagaaggcggcTGGTCGCAGAATGCTCGAGTACATGGGTCTCACTGCTGGAACTCCCATGGAGGAGATTCAGGTCGACAAGGTCTTCATTGGTTCTTGCACCAACTCCCGAATTGAGGATATGCGAGCTGCTGCCCACGTtgtcaagggcaagaagattgcTGCCAACATCAAGCGAGCCATGGTCGTCCCCGGCTCCGGCCTCGTCAAGACACAGGCAGAGGCGGAGGGTATCGACCAGGTCTTCATTGACGCCGGTTTCGAGTGGAGAGAGGCTGGCTGCAGTATGTGCCTCGGCATGAACCCTGACATCTTGTCGCCAAAGGAGCGCTGCGCCAGTACCTCGAACCGAAACTTTGAGGGCCGTCAGGGAGCCCAGGGCCGAACTCATCTCATGTCCCCTGTcatggctgccgctgctgccattACTGGTCGGCTGACCGATGTTCGCAAGCTGTCCGAGTACACTGCCAGCCCTCATGTTCAGGCCCGCATTTCCCCGAGCCCTCCCACTGAGGCTGCTCACGTTGATGAGCGTGTCGAGGATTCTGACGAGCGTGAGGCCATTGGTGATCAGCCCCTGGATCTCCAGCCCCACACAAACACTCTGGTAGCCAAGAGTGATTCAACCGGCATGCCCAAGTTCCTCACCCTCAAGGGAATCACAGCGCCCATGTCTCAGGCCAACATCGACACTGATGCCATCATCCCCAAGCAGTTCCTCAAGACTATCAAGCGCACTGGTCTGGGATCAGCTCTCTTCCACAACCTGCGTTATCTTCCCGATGGTGCACCAAACCCTGACTTTGTCCTGAACAAGGAGCCATACACAAAATCCAAGATTCTTGTCTGCACGGGTGAAAACTTTGGCTGTGGCTCATCTCGAGAGCACGCCCCTTGGGCTCTGCTCGActttggcatcaaggccgtcatTGCCCCTTCGTttgccgacatcttcaacaacaacatgTTCAAGAACGGCATGCTGCCCATCCAAATCTCCAACAAGGCCGACATCGATGCTATTGCTGCCGAAGCTCAAGCCGGAAGAGAAGTGGAAATCGACCTGCCCAACCAGCTCATCAAGAACGGTGCTGGCGAAACCATCTGCTCCTTTGACGTTGAGGAGTTCCGAAAGTACTGCCTGGTCAACGGCCTTGACGACATTGGCCTGACCATGCAGCTCAACGACAAGATTGCCGActtcgagaagaagaggactATTCACACTCCTTGGCTGGATGGCACTGCCTACCTGAAGCGAGGCAAGGACGGCAGActggctgccaaggctgtgCCTGTACCCAAGACAAATCGTggccaggagaagaaggagcctTTGGAGTGGTAG